In Limisalsivibrio acetivorans, one genomic interval encodes:
- a CDS encoding YbfB/YjiJ family MFS transporter, with product MLGLKGYEEKDSLKNVIGGMAALALAMGIGRFAFTPILPLMQDAQGINDYQAGLIASANYFGYFAGSLLSMAVPDSLRKTVLRISVPACALLTLAMIPSSTMTWHIIIRFLTGLASGLAFVTISSAVLSTLGRRGHLGLSGLMYSGVGIGIYLSSVLTPAGKTETGAWLINGGAGVLMWIISALFIKDDIPASSQSSKEKGVHRKLLPLTTAYLLEGFAYIISATFIVAMVERQAGSVSGNSVWAVTGIAAALSTLFWSRLAGKTGFVKALIFAYAAQTAGLFIPAFSSTSAAAMAGGFLLGGTFIGIASMTVTYARQISPESPTAAIGLLTTAYSIGQIAGPYTAGIIAEKTGSFAPALTVSGIAAALSLVAMVYINMKKEAH from the coding sequence ATGTTAGGTTTAAAGGGGTATGAGGAAAAGGATTCACTGAAAAACGTCATAGGGGGCATGGCCGCCCTAGCCCTCGCCATGGGGATAGGCCGCTTCGCCTTCACTCCTATACTTCCTCTCATGCAGGATGCCCAGGGGATTAACGACTACCAGGCTGGTCTCATAGCCTCAGCAAACTACTTCGGCTATTTCGCAGGCTCCCTACTATCCATGGCGGTTCCAGACAGCCTTCGCAAAACTGTACTCCGGATATCGGTCCCCGCCTGCGCCCTGCTCACCCTCGCCATGATCCCCTCCTCCACAATGACCTGGCATATAATTATCCGATTCCTCACAGGGCTCGCCAGCGGACTCGCCTTCGTTACAATTTCATCTGCAGTTCTGAGCACACTGGGGCGCAGGGGGCACCTAGGCTTGAGCGGGCTCATGTATTCCGGTGTCGGGATAGGGATATACCTCTCCTCCGTACTTACACCTGCCGGTAAAACCGAAACGGGGGCATGGCTCATAAACGGCGGAGCGGGTGTGTTGATGTGGATAATCTCCGCACTATTTATCAAAGACGATATCCCCGCCAGCTCTCAAAGCAGTAAGGAGAAGGGTGTTCACAGAAAGCTTCTCCCGCTTACAACGGCTTACCTATTGGAGGGTTTCGCATATATCATCAGCGCAACCTTCATCGTTGCCATGGTGGAGAGGCAGGCGGGGAGCGTCTCGGGGAACAGCGTCTGGGCTGTCACCGGCATCGCCGCCGCCCTCAGCACCCTCTTCTGGAGCAGGCTTGCTGGGAAAACAGGCTTCGTAAAGGCGCTAATATTCGCCTATGCCGCCCAAACTGCCGGGCTTTTTATCCCCGCATTTTCCTCCACATCCGCAGCTGCCATGGCGGGGGGTTTCCTATTGGGTGGAACCTTCATCGGCATCGCCTCAATGACCGTAACCTACGCCAGACAGATAAGCCCCGAATCACCCACGGCTGCCATAGGCCTGCTCACGACAGCATACAGCATCGGCCAGATCGCAGGACCTTACACAGCAGGGATCATAGCAGAGAAAACGGGGAGCTTCGCACCAGCACTGACGGTTTCCGGTATAGCGGCGGCTCTATCGCTGGTCGCAATGGTATATATAAATATGAAAAAGGAGGCGCACTGA
- a CDS encoding peptidylprolyl isomerase yields the protein MTFRLSIFLLSVLLLMGCGPEGEKEVEKQVKKEKKSVASESVVIETTYGDIKLELYPEKAPKTVENFMNYVNSGFYDGTTFHRVIPGFMIQGGGFTEEYDKKPTNEPIENEADNGLKNERGTIAMARTPDPHSASSQFFINVADNDFLNYSAPTPRGYGYAVFGRVTEGMDVVDKIVSVKTGSIGPFPKDAPLEPVIIKTIK from the coding sequence ATGACATTTAGATTATCTATATTTCTCCTTTCGGTTCTGCTCCTTATGGGATGCGGACCAGAGGGGGAGAAGGAGGTTGAGAAGCAGGTGAAAAAGGAAAAGAAGAGCGTTGCGTCTGAGAGCGTGGTTATCGAGACCACCTACGGTGACATCAAGCTGGAGCTTTACCCAGAAAAGGCTCCAAAGACTGTGGAGAATTTCATGAACTATGTTAACAGCGGTTTTTATGATGGAACCACATTCCACAGGGTTATCCCCGGCTTTATGATTCAGGGGGGCGGCTTCACCGAGGAGTACGACAAGAAGCCCACCAACGAGCCCATTGAGAACGAGGCGGACAACGGACTTAAGAACGAGAGGGGAACCATAGCCATGGCCAGAACGCCCGATCCCCACTCTGCATCGAGCCAGTTTTTCATAAACGTTGCGGATAACGATTTCCTCAACTATTCAGCCCCCACACCGAGAGGGTACGGCTATGCGGTTTTCGGTCGTGTTACCGAGGGGATGGACGTTGTTGACAAGATCGTTTCCGTCAAGACCGGAAGTATAGGCCCATTCCCCAAGGATGCACCCCTTGAGCCGGTTATTATAAAAACCATCAAGTAA
- a CDS encoding type II secretion system protein, translated as MPINRKESSRKNPSLWINGINNCGFSIIELTITLVLIGTILILVLKGFDMVTKARYKSELNRVHKIRTAVSIYYENHNTLPGNTFQNGTFIDTSSYQAKQELTSAGLLRPADFQLEVGEGFYAFRSCKAGTGGYFINGGTGLCITPTETYEETEGNRVLSDELWCVLETGEDDGRLNGGDIRAWVNGLEDETLDTLGGLEQCRDYADSAVHEFAVKIW; from the coding sequence ATGCCGATTAACCGTAAAGAATCTTCCAGGAAAAACCCGAGCCTGTGGATTAATGGGATAAATAACTGCGGCTTCAGTATTATCGAGCTGACCATAACTCTCGTGCTCATTGGCACCATCCTCATCCTCGTACTTAAGGGCTTTGATATGGTAACGAAAGCAAGATACAAGTCAGAGCTGAACCGTGTGCACAAGATACGTACCGCCGTATCAATCTATTATGAGAATCATAACACTCTCCCGGGGAACACCTTCCAAAACGGAACCTTCATCGATACGAGTTCTTACCAAGCAAAGCAGGAGCTGACCTCCGCAGGACTACTGCGCCCGGCAGACTTTCAGCTCGAGGTAGGCGAAGGCTTCTACGCTTTTCGAAGCTGTAAAGCCGGAACCGGAGGCTATTTCATCAATGGAGGCACAGGGCTTTGCATAACCCCCACGGAAACCTACGAAGAGACCGAAGGGAATAGGGTACTCAGCGACGAGCTTTGGTGCGTTCTTGAGACGGGGGAGGATGACGGCAGGCTCAACGGCGGAGACATAAGAGCCTGGGTAAACGGCTTGGAGGATGAAACCCTGGACACTCTCGGCGGCCTCGAGCAATGCAGGGACTATGCTGACTCTGCAGTCCATGAGTTCGCAGTAAAGATCTGGTAA
- a CDS encoding bacteriohemerythrin, with product MRFEWTDSLITGDKIIDSQHQTLFAKVNRYFEEYEKGASHESLIETMNFLVEYVKEHFSHEEKAMNLKGYPLRKSHMESHIKLVEQLVCLYKRLINEGPSDQISMDLFCLAQDWYVGHINNHDKKLASFMASLNKKS from the coding sequence TTGAGATTTGAATGGACAGACAGTCTTATTACCGGCGATAAAATCATCGACTCCCAGCACCAAACCCTTTTTGCCAAGGTTAACAGATATTTCGAGGAATACGAAAAGGGAGCCAGCCACGAATCGCTCATAGAAACAATGAACTTCCTTGTGGAATACGTTAAGGAGCATTTCTCCCATGAGGAGAAGGCAATGAACCTGAAAGGATACCCCTTAAGAAAAAGCCATATGGAATCGCATATAAAGCTCGTTGAACAGCTGGTATGCCTCTATAAACGGCTTATCAACGAAGGGCCTTCGGATCAAATAAGCATGGACCTCTTCTGCCTGGCCCAGGACTGGTATGTGGGCCACATCAACAACCACGACAAGAAGCTCGCAAGCTTCATGGCATCCCTGAATAAGAAGTCATAG
- a CDS encoding M23 family metallopeptidase has product MKRRCTLVVIDQESMNEVKSFSLNLGVVRLSILIIIVFSLISTASFYLLNYLYNERIDALIFRDENLHLRNQIDVYADEISKINMQEEYLDMLGNRVLGLATLYKSEINLENTSSTGGRELNLPSTDNKPDLYSDKALMPAIENISTALKSRASTLDELADLIEEQDLLGQSTPMGSPVTGWISSKFDFRYSPFSGKLVFHQGLDIAARYGLDVLATAKGVVVFAGNKYGYGKMITIDHGYGYLTRYAHNSRLGVKEGDIVERGDVIAKVGSTGHSTGPHVHYEILVNGIPVNPMHFLYDYQTLMSKLTSKRRINVNALDY; this is encoded by the coding sequence ATGAAAAGACGATGTACACTAGTAGTTATCGACCAGGAAAGCATGAACGAGGTAAAGAGTTTCTCTCTTAATCTCGGTGTAGTCCGCCTCAGCATACTTATAATAATAGTCTTTTCGCTCATATCCACCGCTTCTTTTTATTTACTCAACTACCTTTACAACGAACGTATAGACGCCCTCATCTTCCGTGACGAAAACTTACACCTGCGCAACCAGATAGACGTATATGCCGACGAAATAAGCAAAATCAACATGCAGGAGGAGTACCTTGATATGCTAGGCAACAGGGTTCTCGGTCTTGCAACTCTATACAAAAGCGAGATTAACCTCGAAAACACCTCCAGCACAGGCGGGCGAGAACTCAACCTTCCCAGTACAGATAATAAACCAGACCTCTACTCTGATAAGGCACTCATGCCTGCTATTGAGAATATTAGCACTGCGCTCAAATCAAGGGCCTCAACCCTTGATGAACTGGCAGACCTCATCGAGGAGCAGGATCTGCTCGGCCAGAGTACACCCATGGGTTCCCCCGTTACCGGGTGGATCTCCAGCAAATTCGATTTCCGCTACTCCCCCTTCAGCGGCAAACTTGTTTTTCATCAGGGTCTAGACATTGCCGCAAGGTACGGACTTGATGTTCTGGCCACCGCCAAGGGTGTTGTGGTATTTGCCGGCAATAAATATGGATACGGCAAGATGATTACCATAGATCACGGCTACGGCTATCTCACCAGATACGCACACAACAGCCGCCTCGGTGTTAAAGAGGGGGACATCGTGGAGAGGGGGGATGTCATAGCCAAGGTAGGCTCCACAGGGCACAGCACAGGCCCCCATGTTCATTATGAGATCCTCGTTAACGGAATCCCCGTTAACCCCATGCACTTTCTATATGATTACCAAACGCTTATGAGCAAACTGACGTCCAAGAGAAGGATTAACGTCAACGCTCTCGACTACTGA
- a CDS encoding formate/nitrite transporter family protein, protein MKNFLTPAETIAAIADAGVGKSRLDVGRMIVLGLLAGAYIGFAAHLATTVATGDVSWFGFKKFMVGAVFSFGLMLVIIPGSELWTGNNLMVVPLIQGRIGALSMLRNWVFVYGANFFGSVFLAFMIARYSGLLNGEVGATAIRIAHAKMTAGGEGHAVEYFFRGVGCNWLVCLAVLIAMSAREVAGKVLGIFFPIMAFVASGFEHCVANMYFLPAGIIAAESDKARLLSGLGAPALESLSWSGMWAANLIPVTLGNLVGGAVLVGMAYCYCYGECKKD, encoded by the coding sequence ATGAAAAATTTTTTAACGCCGGCTGAGACTATTGCGGCCATCGCCGATGCCGGAGTGGGGAAGTCCCGCCTTGATGTGGGACGAATGATAGTTCTAGGTCTGCTCGCAGGGGCTTATATAGGCTTCGCCGCCCATCTCGCCACAACGGTTGCTACGGGGGATGTGAGCTGGTTCGGCTTCAAGAAATTTATGGTGGGGGCTGTGTTCAGTTTCGGTCTTATGCTGGTTATCATACCGGGCTCGGAGCTTTGGACGGGGAACAACCTCATGGTTGTGCCCCTTATTCAGGGGCGGATCGGAGCCCTAAGCATGCTCCGCAACTGGGTATTCGTCTACGGTGCAAACTTCTTCGGCTCCGTCTTCCTCGCTTTCATGATCGCCCGTTACAGCGGTCTATTGAACGGCGAAGTGGGCGCCACTGCCATACGCATAGCCCATGCGAAGATGACAGCTGGGGGTGAGGGGCATGCTGTTGAATACTTCTTCCGGGGTGTGGGTTGTAACTGGCTCGTGTGCCTTGCAGTATTAATTGCCATGTCCGCAAGGGAGGTAGCCGGAAAGGTGCTGGGCATATTCTTTCCTATTATGGCCTTCGTCGCCTCCGGTTTTGAGCACTGCGTTGCGAATATGTATTTCCTCCCCGCCGGAATAATTGCAGCTGAATCTGATAAAGCAAGACTATTGTCCGGGTTGGGTGCACCTGCTCTGGAAAGTCTTTCATGGAGTGGTATGTGGGCGGCAAACCTTATCCCTGTGACACTCGGAAACCTCGTTGGGGGAGCTGTTCTTGTGGGGATGGCTTACTGCTACTGCTACGGGGAATGTAAAAAAGATTAG
- a CDS encoding M48 metallopeptidase family protein codes for MPKRINATKRLEKDFAVIELCRRRGVRRVSFSARPGRRVRMTFPVRMSMAECERVALEIEPKLRKAVDMVERETDSHIRVSGFDDRREALKAAEYLRKRTAELAERHRFTYSRIFIRNQRSRWGSCSSAGNINLNIRLAKLPVELSDYVILHELVHTIEPNHGPKFHELLASVYKDSPRLRAELRGYIPV; via the coding sequence ATGCCCAAAAGGATAAATGCCACAAAGAGGCTCGAAAAGGATTTCGCAGTAATCGAACTATGCCGCAGGAGAGGGGTGCGCAGGGTAAGTTTCTCCGCAAGGCCTGGCAGACGTGTCCGAATGACCTTCCCAGTAAGGATGTCCATGGCTGAATGCGAGAGGGTTGCGCTTGAGATTGAGCCAAAACTACGCAAGGCCGTTGATATGGTTGAAAGGGAAACGGACAGCCATATTAGGGTGAGCGGTTTTGACGACCGCAGGGAGGCATTGAAAGCGGCGGAGTACCTGCGCAAGAGGACTGCGGAACTTGCGGAGCGCCATCGATTTACCTACAGCCGGATCTTTATAAGAAACCAGCGTAGCAGGTGGGGGAGCTGTTCGTCAGCCGGGAATATAAACCTTAATATCCGCCTCGCAAAGCTACCCGTGGAGCTATCGGATTATGTTATACTGCACGAGCTTGTTCACACCATCGAGCCGAACCACGGCCCAAAGTTCCACGAACTACTAGCCTCAGTATATAAGGATTCTCCCCGACTAAGGGCAGAGCTCAGGGGGTATATCCCCGTGTGA
- a CDS encoding Fur family transcriptional regulator, whose translation MKTTIGFEEALRARNLKVTPQRMLLLGEVSRLGHVGIDELYEKVKTVSPSVSLATIYKNVNLLVEEGVMKEVPIEGRKSVYEIDRGDHIHFVCRTCGFVEDFNTDSDELCAMFTERYGRQIDGFGITLSGHCSKCRQ comes from the coding sequence ATGAAAACAACTATAGGATTCGAAGAAGCGCTTAGAGCTAGGAACTTAAAGGTGACACCCCAGAGGATGCTCCTCCTTGGCGAGGTTAGCAGACTTGGGCATGTCGGTATCGATGAGCTTTACGAAAAGGTAAAGACAGTATCCCCTTCGGTATCCCTTGCCACGATATATAAGAATGTAAATCTTCTTGTAGAGGAAGGGGTTATGAAAGAGGTGCCCATTGAGGGTCGTAAGTCCGTCTATGAGATAGACAGAGGGGATCACATCCACTTTGTTTGCCGCACCTGCGGATTTGTGGAGGACTTTAATACCGACTCCGATGAACTATGCGCTATGTTCACAGAAAGGTACGGCAGGCAGATTGACGGTTTCGGCATTACCTTGAGCGGACACTGCTCAAAATGCAGGCAGTAG
- a CDS encoding LysR family transcriptional regulator: protein MDINSLRIFSEVAKSGSVSTAARSLNYVQSNVSARLKGLEESLGRELFYREKKGREGRGMVLTPAGKTLLQYSDRIIGLTEEARRAVANDKPAGELVIGSTESNAAVRLPPVLSMYHKTFPDVELRLITGTSEELLNGVLDYSIDGAFVSGYVEHPGIDTAAEFPEKLVLLSPPEGTDKDVILVFRHGCTYRERLEAWMRSEGRKPVRVMEFGTIETILSCVAAGMGCSLFPESVANGNETAKGLRRDEIDKKYSEIPTLFIKRKNSVTTAAMKEFVAMSIDGCDK from the coding sequence ATGGATATAAACTCTCTCAGGATCTTTTCAGAGGTGGCTAAGAGTGGCAGTGTATCAACGGCGGCCAGAAGCCTTAATTACGTTCAGTCCAATGTTTCCGCAAGGCTTAAGGGTCTGGAGGAGAGCCTCGGGCGGGAGCTTTTTTATCGCGAGAAGAAGGGGCGTGAGGGGAGGGGGATGGTATTGACCCCTGCCGGAAAAACACTTCTGCAGTACAGCGACAGGATAATAGGTCTCACAGAGGAGGCGAGGAGGGCTGTTGCGAATGACAAACCCGCCGGTGAACTGGTTATCGGTTCCACCGAGTCCAACGCCGCAGTAAGGCTACCTCCGGTATTGAGTATGTACCATAAAACCTTTCCGGACGTTGAGCTGCGTCTTATCACAGGTACCAGCGAGGAGCTTCTGAACGGGGTTCTTGATTACTCCATCGATGGAGCGTTCGTAAGCGGATATGTGGAGCACCCCGGTATCGATACAGCGGCGGAGTTCCCCGAAAAGCTTGTGCTTCTGAGTCCGCCGGAGGGGACTGATAAGGATGTTATACTCGTCTTCCGTCATGGATGCACCTACAGGGAGCGGTTGGAAGCGTGGATGCGGAGTGAGGGGCGAAAGCCCGTACGTGTTATGGAGTTCGGAACAATCGAGACGATCCTCAGCTGTGTTGCCGCTGGTATGGGCTGCTCACTCTTCCCGGAGAGTGTGGCAAACGGCAATGAAACGGCGAAGGGATTGAGGAGGGATGAGATCGATAAAAAATATTCTGAGATCCCCACTCTGTTCATAAAACGTAAAAACAGCGTAACCACTGCCGCTATGAAGGAATTTGTGGCCATGTCCATAGATGGATGTGATAAATAA
- a CDS encoding 2-hydroxymuconate tautomerase family protein, protein MPYVNIKITNEGATTEQKKQLIEGATQLLVDVLGKNPATTVVVIDEVETDNWGVGGIPVTERRKAGK, encoded by the coding sequence ATGCCATACGTAAACATTAAGATTACCAACGAAGGGGCAACAACCGAACAGAAGAAACAGCTCATTGAGGGAGCAACACAGCTCCTAGTGGATGTACTCGGCAAGAATCCGGCAACCACTGTCGTGGTGATTGACGAAGTGGAGACCGATAACTGGGGCGTCGGCGGAATACCGGTAACGGAAAGGCGCAAGGCCGGAAAGTGA
- a CDS encoding molybdopterin-dependent oxidoreductase yields MDRRRFLKRAGLFGAKLFIISTPFLSLPLFRNTAAAELRLSVKNWYIRTVEFITPSINTVEFRLDVTGMAEKPYELKYDDLEKLQDAEYVRDFNCVEGWTVPDVKWSGIKLSTLMKKATPNADARFVNIYCSGGKYTESITIEEAMDDENILATHIEGHPLEVKHGFPARIFMPKKYGYKSPKWVVRMELSDERITGFWPERGYDIDGDYI; encoded by the coding sequence ATGGATAGACGAAGATTCCTCAAAAGAGCCGGACTCTTTGGTGCGAAGCTCTTCATTATATCAACCCCATTCCTCTCCCTCCCCCTATTCAGAAATACAGCGGCGGCGGAGCTGAGGCTTAGCGTAAAAAACTGGTATATCAGAACTGTTGAGTTCATAACCCCCTCAATTAACACAGTTGAGTTTCGTCTGGATGTAACGGGAATGGCAGAGAAGCCCTACGAACTCAAGTATGATGACCTCGAAAAACTCCAGGATGCAGAGTATGTGAGGGATTTCAACTGCGTTGAAGGCTGGACCGTTCCTGATGTCAAATGGAGCGGAATAAAGCTTTCCACACTGATGAAAAAGGCTACACCCAACGCTGATGCGAGGTTTGTGAACATATACTGCTCCGGCGGGAAATACACCGAATCCATCACCATTGAAGAGGCTATGGATGATGAAAACATTCTTGCAACCCACATCGAGGGGCACCCCCTTGAGGTTAAACACGGCTTTCCCGCAAGGATCTTCATGCCTAAGAAATACGGCTACAAATCCCCTAAATGGGTTGTGCGCATGGAGCTTTCCGATGAACGGATAACCGGCTTCTGGCCCGAGCGGGGCTATGATATTGACGGCGACTACATCTGA